A genome region from Alicyclobacillus acidocaldarius subsp. acidocaldarius DSM 446 includes the following:
- a CDS encoding adenylate kinase, whose product MQVILIGLPGAGKGTQAAKIQAEFGIPHVSTGDMFRQAIASGSDLGRQVKAYLDSGRLVPDETTVAVVRDRLQKPDAEKGFLLDGFPRTVPQARALDDLLQELGKPLDRVLYIHVDPSVLKERLTGRRICRSCGATYHVKFQPPKVEGVCDVCGGELYQRPDDTEEAVATRLEQFKQTEPLIAYYEERGLLKRIDGEQPIEKVHEDVVAALAPFKR is encoded by the coding sequence GTGCAGGTCATTTTGATTGGATTGCCGGGCGCCGGAAAGGGAACGCAGGCTGCGAAGATTCAGGCGGAGTTCGGCATTCCCCACGTTTCGACGGGAGACATGTTCCGGCAAGCTATCGCGTCAGGGAGCGATCTCGGCCGACAGGTGAAGGCGTATCTCGACTCCGGGCGCTTGGTGCCTGATGAGACCACTGTCGCGGTGGTGCGCGACAGGCTGCAGAAGCCGGACGCGGAGAAGGGATTTCTGCTCGATGGCTTCCCGCGGACGGTTCCGCAGGCGCGGGCACTCGATGACTTGCTTCAGGAACTGGGAAAGCCGCTCGACCGCGTCCTGTACATCCACGTCGATCCTTCGGTGCTCAAGGAACGCCTGACGGGTCGCCGCATATGTCGGTCCTGTGGGGCGACGTACCACGTCAAGTTTCAGCCGCCGAAGGTGGAAGGCGTGTGCGACGTGTGCGGCGGCGAGCTGTACCAGCGCCCCGACGATACCGAGGAGGCGGTCGCCACTCGCCTTGAGCAGTTCAAGCAGACGGAACCGCTCATTGCGTACTATGAGGAGCGGGGACTGCTCAAGCGGATCGACGGCGAGCAACCGATCGAAAAGGTACACGAGGACGTCGTCGCGGCCCTGGCGCCGTTTAAGAGGTGA
- the secY gene encoding preprotein translocase subunit SecY, translating to MWQAIANLWRLKHLRKRILFTLMVLAVYRIGTYIPVPGMNVSALNAGAGNNALFSLLNMFSGGAFYRFSIFAMSVTPYITASIIVQLLQSGVIPRFEEWQKEGESGRQKLTQVTRYLTVALGLLQAAGFTYMFARSGLLLPGANNWWSYVVIVVTLTAGDTLLMWFGEMITEKGVGNGISLLIFTSILSRFSTLGQEVYANWFMNQSGHLFLGILKTLILIAGIVVIFALIVFVQQAERKIPVQYAKRVVGRTVYSGQQSYIPIKLLAAGVIPVIFAISLLFLPYTIASYFQSHHWAEFILRYLSPQTGWFMGAEVILIILFTFFYTHVQINPQQLAEQLQKHAGFIPGVRPGHETEMYIVKVINRVTVFGSVFLGVISVLPFILLGAMNLTDYNIQGTSLIILVGVALQTMQQMEGQLLQRQYRGFIRE from the coding sequence GTGTGGCAGGCCATCGCCAACCTATGGCGCCTGAAGCACCTGCGCAAACGCATCCTGTTCACGCTGATGGTTCTTGCCGTGTACCGGATTGGGACGTACATTCCGGTGCCCGGCATGAACGTGAGCGCCCTGAATGCGGGGGCCGGAAACAACGCGCTGTTCAGCTTGCTGAACATGTTTTCCGGCGGCGCATTCTATCGCTTTTCGATCTTCGCGATGAGTGTCACGCCGTACATCACCGCGTCGATCATCGTCCAGCTGTTGCAATCGGGCGTGATCCCGCGGTTTGAGGAGTGGCAGAAGGAGGGCGAATCGGGCCGGCAGAAGCTGACCCAGGTCACCCGCTACCTGACCGTGGCGCTCGGTCTGCTGCAGGCCGCGGGCTTCACGTACATGTTTGCGCGCTCGGGGCTCTTGCTGCCGGGGGCCAACAACTGGTGGTCGTATGTCGTGATTGTCGTCACGCTGACGGCCGGCGACACGCTCCTCATGTGGTTCGGCGAGATGATCACGGAGAAGGGCGTCGGCAATGGCATCTCGCTTCTGATTTTCACGAGCATCCTGTCTCGCTTCTCGACGCTCGGGCAAGAGGTCTACGCCAACTGGTTCATGAATCAGTCCGGGCACCTCTTTCTCGGGATCTTGAAGACGCTGATCCTGATCGCGGGGATCGTCGTCATCTTTGCGCTGATCGTGTTTGTGCAGCAGGCGGAGCGAAAGATCCCGGTGCAGTACGCGAAGCGCGTGGTGGGGCGGACGGTCTATTCGGGCCAGCAGTCGTACATCCCCATCAAGTTGCTCGCGGCTGGCGTGATCCCGGTGATCTTCGCCATCTCGCTCCTGTTTCTGCCGTATACCATCGCGTCGTACTTTCAATCGCATCACTGGGCCGAGTTCATTCTGCGCTATCTGAGCCCGCAGACCGGGTGGTTCATGGGCGCGGAAGTGATTCTCATCATCCTGTTCACGTTCTTCTACACGCACGTTCAGATCAACCCGCAGCAGCTGGCGGAACAGCTGCAGAAGCATGCGGGCTTCATTCCGGGCGTGCGGCCGGGGCACGAGACCGAGATGTACATCGTGAAGGTGATCAACCGGGTCACCGTGTTCGGGTCCGTGTTTCTGGGCGTGATTTCCGTATTGCCGTTCATTCTTCTGGGCGCCATGAACCTCACCGATTACAACATTCAGGGCACGTCGCTGATCATTCTCGTCGGTGTTGCGCTGCAGACGATGCAGCAGATGGAAGGCCAGTTGCTCCAGCGCCAGTACCGGGGATTCATCCGCGAGTGA
- the infA gene encoding translation initiation factor IF-1: MAKDDVIEVEGTVIEPLPNAMFRVELENGHKVLAHVSGKIRMHYIKILPGDRVTVELSPYDLTRGRITYRYK, from the coding sequence ATGGCAAAGGACGATGTGATTGAAGTCGAGGGCACGGTCATTGAACCGCTGCCGAACGCGATGTTCCGCGTCGAGCTGGAGAACGGGCACAAGGTGTTGGCGCACGTGTCGGGAAAGATCAGGATGCACTACATCAAGATCCTCCCCGGCGATCGCGTCACGGTGGAACTGTCGCCGTACGATCTGACCCGTGGCAGGATTACGTACCGCTACAAGTAA
- the rplO gene encoding 50S ribosomal protein L15 yields the protein MKLHELKPAEGSKHRKKRVGRGTSSGHGKTSTRGTKGQWARSGGGVRPGFEGGQTPLFRRLPKRGFTNARFKKVYATVNVDRLNVFPAGTVVTPELLLERRIIREPLDGLKILGKGELQVSLTVKAHAFSSSAQAKIEAAGGTVEVI from the coding sequence ATGAAACTGCATGAGCTGAAGCCCGCTGAAGGTTCCAAGCACCGCAAGAAGCGCGTGGGCCGCGGCACGAGCTCCGGACACGGCAAGACGTCCACGCGTGGTACGAAGGGCCAGTGGGCGCGATCCGGCGGTGGCGTTCGCCCGGGATTCGAAGGTGGTCAGACACCGCTGTTCCGCCGCCTGCCGAAGCGCGGTTTCACCAATGCCCGCTTCAAGAAGGTGTATGCGACGGTCAACGTGGATCGCCTGAACGTCTTCCCCGCCGGGACGGTGGTGACGCCGGAGCTGTTGCTCGAGCGCCGGATCATTCGCGAACCGCTGGACGGTCTCAAGATTCTCGGCAAGGGCGAGTTGCAGGTGAGCCTGACGGTGAAAGCCCACGCGTTCTCATCCTCGGCGCAGGCGAAGATTGAGGCCGCGGGTGGCACCGTCGAGGTGATCTGA
- a CDS encoding KOW domain-containing RNA-binding protein, with protein MKQSAMGAPRELPPIGSYVEVIQGRDAGLVAVVLAHEGDRFVRIADGDVRRVEKPKKKNVAHVRRIHRMAEGIAQKLAEGGRVTNAELRHAVRMLLEAQTANGQEREQGGT; from the coding sequence GTGAAGCAGAGCGCGATGGGTGCACCTCGGGAGCTCCCTCCGATCGGTTCATACGTCGAGGTGATTCAAGGGCGGGACGCGGGTCTCGTCGCGGTGGTCCTCGCCCACGAGGGCGATCGATTCGTGCGGATTGCCGACGGTGACGTGCGACGCGTCGAGAAGCCGAAGAAGAAAAACGTGGCCCATGTTCGGAGAATTCATCGGATGGCCGAAGGCATTGCCCAGAAGCTGGCGGAAGGCGGCCGCGTGACGAATGCGGAACTCCGCCACGCGGTGAGAATGTTGTTGGAGGCGCAAACGGCAAACGGACAAGAGCGTGAGCAAGGGGGGACATGA